TAAAATTATTTTTGGTCATGTTTTAATTAAATAAAAACATAAATTTGAAGTTAGAACTTCAAATAGAAATAAAAATATTTTATATTTTTAATCGATTTAATTTAGAAATTAAATAGCTTTATAAAATTAGATAATTATTTTCTAACCTTATCCATCATGTTATCAAGTTTTAATTTTCGTTTTGTTTCTTCGCTTACTTCTTCCATGATAAGTTTTGTTAGAATCTCTAATTTTTGTTCAATTGATGATAATTTGGAGTCCATTAGTGTTACTCTACTTTCTATAGAGTCTAATTTTGCTTTAGTTATATCATTGTGAAGGTTTTGAGTGTTAGAATTTTGATTATTATTATTATAATCTTGTTGTTGGTTTTCTTGTGGAGTATTTAATTGTGTGTTCATATATGGATTACTGAATTGTTGTTGCGCTTGAGTGTTTCCATTTTTCAAATATTCTTCTTCATTGAAAGAATTTTCATGAGAATTAGTTTGAGAAGGTATAGAGTTTGGTATTTCACTAGGATTATTTTGTTGAGTAGTTTCAAGACTAGGATTTGTTGGGAAGGGCGATTGCATCAATTCTTCATTATTTGGAGTACTATCTCCTAAAGAAGGAAGTTCGTAATCATCTAGCTTGAATTCATTCTCTTTTTTTTTGAAAGGGTTAAACATAGATAAAATATAATTTGTTTTTATTAATAGATTTATTTTAACTATAAAATAGAAAAAGGAAGTTGATTAGAAGTTTTATTCTTTTAATTTACAATTAACTCCAACATCAAAACTAATTTTAGCTCCTTCGATTCCAAAGTTTTTAATTTCAAGATTTTCTAAGGTATAGTTTTTATTTATTTTTATATTTCTTTTTATTATATCTGGGAGTCTTCTTTCTAATTCTTCTCTAGTTATTAATTGGTTGTTGATGTTGATTTTTTTACATGAATTACAGTATTTCAAATTTAGAGGTGTTATTTCTTGAATTGGAGGACTATCTTCACTTATACATTTACTGCATAATCCTTCAAATAGAGTATCAACTTTAGCTCCACATTCATAACAGGTTTTTTTAAACATATATATTAGAAAGGTTATGTTTTTTATAAATATTAGTTTTAATATACTTTTCATTATTTCTCCTTTAAAGTTACATCATAATTTTATATTAATATTATATGATTTTTATTATATAGTATGAATGAGAAAGACTTATTTATGAAGAGTTTTGAAGATAAATTGAAAAAACAGCTTGATGATAAAACTTTAGATAGTTTGTCTGGTAGTTCTAATTTTGATTCAGAGAATTCTATTGATTATGAAAAGTTTAGAACAGAGTCTTTACCGTCTTCAATTAATTTTTATGAAAAGTTTTGTGATTTTTCTGAGAGTATAATTTCAATTGCTCCTGATAAGAAGTCTGAAGAGAAGATTTCTGAGGCTTTGTTTTCTGCTCATTTAAATTGTACTCCTAATGGAGTTATGAGTAGTGCAATTTTATATCCTTTACTTCTTATACTTTTAGGTTTGGGAGTTTATTTAGTTAATTCTACTTTTGGAATTGGAATTGTTTTGATAGCATTATCTTCTTATTTTATTTTGCTTAAAATTCCTAGTCTTTTAGCAAAGAGGATGAGGGCTAAAGCTAATGATCAGATAATTATTGCTATATTTTATATTGTAGCGTTTATGAGGTTTAATTCTAATTTTGAGTTAGCAATTAATTTTGCTGCTAATTATTTGAATGCACCACTTTCCCTTGATTTTAAGAGACTTTTATGGGATTTAGAAAATTCAAAGTACCCAAATATTAAAACTGCGATGGATCATTATCTTGAAGCTTGGAGGGATGAGAATTTGGAATTTTTAGAGTCTATATATTTAATTGAGAGTTCACTGTATGAATCAGATTCTCTTAGAAGAATTACTCTTTTGGAGAAAGCTTTAGATATTATTTTACAAGGCAATTATGAAAAAATGCTTCATTTTGCTCAAGAACTTAGAGGTAAAGTTACTTCTTTTAATATGCTTGGAGTAGTGCTTCCTATTTTGGGTTTGATTATTTTACCTCTTGCTGCATCTATGGGGAATCCTAAAGGAGTTTGGCAGATTGTAGTTATTCTTTATGATATTATTATTCCAATTCTTGTAGGATATTATGGTTTTTTAATTATATTTAATAGACCTTCATCAGTTAATTCAATTAAACCTCCTAAGAATTT
The sequence above is a segment of the Candidatus Woesearchaeota archaeon genome. Coding sequences within it:
- a CDS encoding NMD3-related protein, translated to MFKKTCYECGAKVDTLFEGLCSKCISEDSPPIQEITPLNLKYCNSCKKININNQLITREELERRLPDIIKRNIKINKNYTLENLEIKNFGIEGAKISFDVGVNCKLKE